The window AAAGCGAGAGACAGATTTTCATTATCCATCGGAACAACATGtaccaagaagaaaaaataaaaagttatctGCTGGAACTTGGCTCTACTTTTACTGGTAGATGTACTTTCTTTAATTACCCAATGTCCATTTTGATTACCCTGATTGATCTCAAACAGAGTAGAGGTTAAGTATTTAACACATAATCTTACCTCCCTCCAAAACCCATACATCAAATATTTGTTCAGCCACCAATATTGAATTTGCTTATTGTTGACTTTTTTGACTCTTGACTTCAACTACTGGAATTGTCGAAGTACTCTTTGAATCCattcatttattataattcaattggAGAGCCTATTGCTATTTTAAGTTATAGGTCCGAGtaccaaaagaagaaaagaaagaaagaaagaactcAACTGATATCTCAAACATGGCTGAAGCAAAGCTGCTTGGAACTTGGGTTAGTCCTTACACTTACAGAGTCAAATGggctttgaaattgaaaggCATAGCATTTGACTATGTAGAAGAAGATCTCTGCAATAAGAGTTCCTTGCTTCTCCAACACAATCCATTTCACAAGAGAGTACCAGTTTTCTTTCATGGTGGGAAATCCATATGCGAGTCTTTGATTATTCTTGAATACATTGAAGAGATATGGCCACAAAATTCTTTGCTGCCTAGTAATCCTTATGAGAGAGCCATGGCTCGATTTTGGATTAAATTTGCTGAAGATAAGGTACAGTTCTTCATCACTTATAAGGTTTCTGGTCATCTAGTAAGAGAACAGGGACCTCTAACTTTTCTTGGCAAAAGAAATTTCTaacttgatgaaatgtttccATTCTTTGGTTCTTTACAGGGTCCAGCAATGTGGATGGTTGGTCAAGGGCAGGAGAAAGCAGAGAAAGATAGCTTGGAAATGCTAAAAATGGTTGAAGAACAAGCACTTGGtgagaagaaattttttgGTGGGGACACGATTAACATGGTGGATATTGTCTTTGGACTTGCTCATTGGTTGGGAGGGGAGAAACTACTTGAAGCTCATAAGCTCCACCGCCTGCAGGCATGGCTCAGAAATTTCAAGCAAGTTCCTGTCATCACAGAAAACCTCCCTGACCTTGATGAGATGTTTGCTTACTTAAGGCGTCAAAGGGAAATGTCTCCGGTGGCTAAATGATATATAAAGGAGAAGTCGAATGAAAGGGGCCCAAGAAGGTGGGGTGTGCACTTTGAACAGAAAATATATCTAGataattttgtttgtaaaaacTCATTTCTCTGGGAATTTAGCTTTGTGTAGTCATACTTTAGTTTATCTTTCTCTATCTCCATCAGGGCTAATGTAAAAGTGCAAAATGTACAATCTTTGACCCTGTGAGTCTGTTTTTTGCTCAGTATTGGAAGCTCAAGATCTTTTGTTCTGATCCAGCCAGAGTATTGGAGGAATTTGCCCATACATGTTTGGGTGTAGTGTCCAATaccttattcttttattgtgatTCTGTAGGTGGAACTTTTTCACTCCCCACAGATTAATGAAAGCCcctaaataattttcaaaaaacaaaagatgtTAGTAGAGGGAAGACACTTGTTTCTTGTCAATTAACGTAATCCAgttttctattctttctttattaataattgacaAGATGAAGGATCTGGTGAAGTTTCCTTGGACTCAAATACAAAGCCAATTAATTAAGCTTGCATCATGCATGACATATCCATATATAGCTGAACAACACAATTCAAAGCATGTgatacaataaaattaaacacaCTCGTTTCAAGAACCTTAGtgatatatattaaaaattcatagaTCCACTTTTGAAGTCAAGTCTCCATCTTTTCTTAAACATTTAGTACTTTCTTCAGgccaattttttattttttaaacttaagcTTTACTTTTATGATTTGGAATTGGTTACCTTGGTGTAGACTTTGACCTCTAatcattattataaaattactttgaaGGCATCCAGGATCTACCAGATTGATTGATCTGTCCATCATGGCTGTCGTGAAATTGTTTGGAGCTTGGACTAGTCCATATTTTTACAGAGTAATTTGGGCTCTGAAACTAAAAGGCATACCCTATGAATGCATAGAAGAAGATCTCCTTAATAAGAGCCCCTTGCTTCTTCAGTATAACCCAGTTCATAAGAAGATTCCTGTGCTTGTTCATGATGGAAAACCAATATGTGAGTCCACCATTATCCCTCAATATATTGAAGAGATATGGCCACAACCTTCCTTGCTGCCAAGTGATCCCTACGAGAGAGCAATGGCTCGTTTTTGGATTAAATTTGCTGATGATAAGCTAATTCTTCTTGCTTTGGTGCATATGATTTTTCATTGTTTAAGCTTTCAGATTTCTTTGGTTAGATTAGATGTATATGATATTGTAGGGTGCTAG is drawn from Theobroma cacao cultivar B97-61/B2 chromosome 4, Criollo_cocoa_genome_V2, whole genome shotgun sequence and contains these coding sequences:
- the LOC18602838 gene encoding probable glutathione S-transferase encodes the protein MAEAKLLGTWVSPYTYRVKWALKLKGIAFDYVEEDLCNKSSLLLQHNPFHKRVPVFFHGGKSICESLIILEYIEEIWPQNSLLPSNPYERAMARFWIKFAEDKGPAMWMVGQGQEKAEKDSLEMLKMVEEQALGEKKFFGGDTINMVDIVFGLAHWLGGEKLLEAHKLHRLQAWLRNFKQVPVITENLPDLDEMFAYLRRQREMSPVAK